The following are from one region of the Stanieria sp. NIES-3757 genome:
- a CDS encoding methyltransferase type 12 produces MTKTLTYSAYDSFARIINENWGPEVSETLFPDIEQLLLKHLAQSASILDLCCGAGHLAQKLQDLGYQVTGIDGSTELLTYARQNAPNSKFILDDARYFKLPNSFDGVISTDYGLNHITTIEELTCVFHNVYTALKPNGLFMFDFSLDRRYQGDWNNSLLGDVQDEYAWALKRIYNPEEERGDIYITIFELTDHNWKRSDLTWSVKGYHLEEIISALQNVGFTDINYYNQEDISEPTKEANILYFVCHK; encoded by the coding sequence ATGACTAAAACTCTTACTTATTCAGCATACGATTCTTTTGCTCGCATTATTAACGAAAATTGGGGCCCAGAAGTTAGTGAAACTTTATTTCCTGATATCGAACAATTATTACTTAAACATCTTGCCCAATCAGCTTCCATTCTCGATCTTTGTTGTGGTGCAGGGCATTTAGCACAAAAGTTACAAGATCTAGGCTATCAAGTTACTGGAATTGATGGTTCAACCGAACTATTAACTTACGCTCGCCAAAACGCTCCCAACAGTAAATTTATTTTAGACGATGCCCGTTACTTTAAACTACCAAACTCTTTTGACGGAGTTATTTCTACCGATTATGGTCTTAATCATATAACTACAATAGAAGAATTAACGTGTGTCTTTCACAACGTTTACACTGCCTTAAAACCAAACGGTTTATTCATGTTCGATTTTAGTTTAGATCGACGATATCAAGGCGACTGGAATAATTCCCTACTAGGAGACGTGCAAGACGAATATGCTTGGGCATTAAAACGTATCTACAATCCCGAAGAAGAAAGAGGAGATATTTACATTACTATCTTTGAATTAACTGATCATAACTGGAAACGTTCTGATCTTACTTGGTCAGTTAAAGGATATCATCTTGAAGAAATAATTTCCGCTCTACAAAATGTCGGATTTACAGACATCAATTATTACAACCAAGAAGACATTTCAGAACCCACAAAAGAAGCCAACATACTTTACTTTGTTTGTCACAAATAA
- a CDS encoding aminotransferase class-III gives MITTNPPTNLENLTTIFSQLDLTRRQQKYLTDFITRYNQKTKKSKEIAQANRSILADNKSFVDFQLPLKELYYPLVTQQSYGSKIQDIDGNEYIDLVMGYGVNLCGHNPDFVKQAIVEQLNKGIQLGSQSELIGEVANLISELTGVERVAFSNTGTEAVMTAIRLARTVTVRNKIVMFSNSYHGHFDGTLGKVKTINNQLQTVAISPGIPTSYLQDILVLKYDDEQSLEIIKQHSQEIAAVLVEPVQSSQLNLQPKAFLQQLRQLTQDLKIALIFDEMVTGFRIHPGGAQAWFEIEADLVTYGKIVGGGLPIGIIAGKAQYLDAIDGGIWHYGDLSSPQSQTTFFAGTYCKHPLASASAHAILVHLKTQGATLQEQLNQRTSNFVATLNDYFEQEELPIYLANFGSLFGSSDLETDESAEDNSELSLVFDLLYYHLLAKGIMLRGNGGFLSTAHTEADLNFIIQAVKDSISELREGEFLP, from the coding sequence ATGATTACAACTAACCCACCAACAAACTTAGAAAATCTCACCACAATTTTCTCCCAACTCGACTTAACTCGCCGCCAACAAAAATATTTAACAGACTTTATTACTCGCTATAACCAGAAAACAAAAAAATCCAAAGAAATTGCTCAAGCAAATCGTTCAATTTTAGCAGACAATAAAAGTTTTGTAGATTTTCAACTACCTCTTAAAGAACTATATTATCCTCTGGTTACGCAACAATCTTACGGTTCAAAAATTCAAGATATCGATGGCAACGAATACATAGATTTAGTTATGGGATATGGCGTTAATCTTTGCGGTCATAATCCTGATTTTGTAAAACAAGCAATTGTAGAACAACTAAATAAAGGAATCCAATTAGGTTCTCAATCAGAATTAATTGGCGAAGTTGCTAACTTAATTAGTGAACTAACAGGAGTAGAAAGAGTTGCTTTTAGCAATACAGGAACAGAAGCAGTAATGACAGCAATTCGTCTGGCAAGAACCGTAACAGTACGCAATAAAATTGTCATGTTTTCTAACTCTTATCACGGTCATTTTGATGGCACTCTTGGTAAAGTAAAAACTATCAATAATCAACTCCAAACTGTTGCCATATCGCCTGGAATTCCTACTAGTTATCTCCAAGATATTTTAGTTTTAAAATACGATGACGAACAATCTTTAGAAATAATCAAACAACACTCTCAAGAAATAGCTGCCGTCTTAGTCGAACCAGTTCAATCAAGCCAATTAAATTTACAACCAAAAGCCTTTCTTCAACAATTAAGACAACTTACTCAAGACTTAAAAATAGCTTTAATTTTTGATGAAATGGTAACAGGTTTTCGTATTCATCCAGGTGGCGCACAAGCTTGGTTTGAAATCGAAGCAGATCTAGTTACTTATGGCAAAATTGTTGGTGGTGGTTTACCCATTGGAATTATTGCAGGAAAAGCTCAATATTTAGATGCGATCGATGGTGGAATCTGGCATTATGGAGACTTATCATCTCCTCAAAGCCAAACTACTTTTTTTGCAGGAACTTATTGTAAACATCCTCTAGCGAGCGCTTCTGCTCATGCAATTTTAGTACATTTAAAAACCCAAGGTGCTACTTTACAAGAACAATTAAACCAACGCACATCTAATTTTGTAGCGACACTTAATGATTATTTTGAACAAGAAGAATTACCAATTTATCTGGCTAATTTTGGCTCGTTATTCGGTTCTTCTGATTTAGAAACTGATGAATCTGCTGAAGATAATTCTGAATTATCTTTGGTTTTTGACTTACTTTACTATCACCTTTTAGCTAAAGGAATCATGCTTAGAGGTAACGGCGGATTTTTATCAACTGCCCATACAGAAGCAGATCTTAACTTCATTATCCAAGCAGTTAAAGATAGTATTTCTGAATTAAGAGAAGGCGAATTTTTACCTTGA
- a CDS encoding Thioesterase: MPLTPTINSWITFPKPNLSASLRLFCFPYAGGSSYSFRSWIDYFPKTIEICPVELPGRGSQIQLTPFNQIEPLVKAIALEILPFLDRPFAFFGHSMGGLVSFELARLLRRQYNLEPVHLFISGRCAPQINNLKTVINNLPKADFIRELHQLKGTPEEVLNNDELMEILLPILRADFSVLENYTYTSETPFNCPISVFGGLQDRTIELKELEAWREQTLNSFSLKMFSGNHFFIHSFQSFLLQELIQQLNAYQ; encoded by the coding sequence ATGCCACTTACTCCTACTATTAATTCTTGGATTACTTTTCCCAAACCCAATCTTTCTGCTTCCCTGCGTTTATTTTGTTTTCCCTATGCAGGTGGTAGTTCTTACTCTTTCCGTTCCTGGATTGATTATTTTCCTAAAACTATTGAAATTTGTCCCGTAGAACTTCCAGGCAGAGGAAGCCAAATACAATTAACTCCTTTTAATCAAATCGAGCCTTTAGTTAAGGCGATCGCTTTAGAAATTTTACCTTTTTTAGATCGACCTTTTGCTTTTTTTGGTCATAGTATGGGAGGATTAGTCAGTTTTGAATTGGCTCGTTTACTTCGTCGTCAATATAATTTAGAACCAGTTCATTTATTTATTTCTGGTCGTTGCGCTCCTCAAATTAATAATTTAAAAACTGTGATTAATAATCTACCTAAAGCAGATTTTATTCGAGAATTACACCAACTTAAGGGTACACCAGAAGAAGTATTAAATAATGATGAATTAATGGAAATACTACTTCCCATCCTGCGAGCAGATTTTTCTGTTTTAGAAAATTATACTTATACTTCCGAAACTCCTTTTAATTGTCCAATTTCTGTTTTTGGCGGTCTACAAGATCGAACAATTGAACTAAAAGAACTTGAAGCCTGGAGAGAACAAACTTTAAATTCTTTTTCTTTAAAAATGTTTTCTGGTAATCACTTTTTTATTCATTCATTTCAGTCTTTTCTGCTTCAAGAATTAATTCAACAGTTAAATGCTTATCAATAA
- a CDS encoding peptidase S45, penicillin amidase, with protein MLINNFSFGKSFKSVLFLISLLIVLLVGQTNLLSNPKSSEILWDNYDIPHIYGIDDRGAFQSFGWAQMHSHGNLLLRLYGQARGRAAEYWGEDYLESDRWVVTMGIPQRAKTWYQQQNPTFRSYLDSFATGINTYAAEHPELIDDEVKTVLPVTGEDVLAHVQRVLNFTFVVDPETVTNLHQKPKHSKGSNGWAIAPAHSASGNAMLLANPHLPWSDLFLWYEAQITAPGIDAYGATLVGIPVLAIAFNDNLGWTHTVNTFDGWDLYELTLSDQGYLFDGKVRDFMTETAEIKLKQKDGTIQSQKLTIQSSVHGPLIKQEEGKALALRVVGLDHPGVLEQWWDMAKASNLKQFEAVLQRLQLPMFTVMYADREGHIMHLFNGQVPIRSQGDFAYWQGIIPGDTSNTLWTKIHPYQDLPRIVDPTSGWLQNANDPPWTTTFPSAIAPEDYPPYIAPQGMDFRAQRSARMLAENSQISLQEMITDKHSTRMEIAERLLDDLIPALRQDNSSFALQVADVLEQWDRQTDANSQGAVLFAAWLEEIDFDTLFSQPWQASSPLNTPNGLGDPQQAVKTLLAVAAQIEQDYGAINVSWGEVFRLNDGNLDLPANGGPGDFGIFRVVNFIPMEDSKHFQAFDGDSFVAAIEFSQPVKAMALTSYGNATQPNSIPTEDQLELFAQKQLRPVWRSRQEVEAHAVERKIVSKSRGSMLRLHNS; from the coding sequence ATGCTTATCAATAATTTTAGCTTTGGGAAATCTTTTAAATCTGTTTTATTTTTAATTAGTTTGCTCATAGTTTTATTAGTAGGACAAACCAATTTATTAAGTAATCCTAAAAGTAGCGAAATTCTTTGGGATAACTATGATATTCCTCATATTTATGGCATTGATGATCGAGGTGCATTTCAATCCTTTGGTTGGGCGCAAATGCACAGCCACGGTAACTTACTTCTTCGTCTTTATGGTCAAGCTAGAGGACGTGCTGCTGAATATTGGGGAGAAGATTATCTAGAATCAGATCGATGGGTTGTCACGATGGGCATTCCTCAACGAGCAAAAACTTGGTATCAACAACAAAATCCAACTTTTCGTAGTTATTTAGATAGTTTTGCTACAGGAATTAACACTTATGCAGCAGAACACCCCGAATTAATCGACGATGAAGTCAAAACAGTTTTACCAGTCACAGGAGAAGATGTTCTCGCTCACGTTCAACGAGTGCTTAATTTTACCTTTGTGGTAGATCCAGAAACAGTTACAAATCTTCATCAAAAACCAAAACACTCCAAAGGTTCTAATGGTTGGGCGATCGCACCTGCTCATTCCGCTAGTGGTAATGCTATGTTACTAGCTAACCCTCATCTACCTTGGTCAGATTTATTCTTGTGGTATGAGGCACAAATTACTGCACCAGGAATTGATGCTTATGGTGCAACTTTAGTTGGTATTCCCGTTCTTGCGATCGCATTTAATGATAATTTAGGTTGGACTCACACGGTTAACACTTTTGATGGTTGGGATCTTTATGAATTAACTCTTTCCGATCAAGGTTATCTATTTGATGGTAAAGTTCGTGATTTTATGACCGAAACTGCTGAAATTAAATTAAAACAAAAGGATGGCACTATCCAATCACAAAAACTTACCATACAAAGTTCTGTTCATGGCCCTCTGATTAAACAAGAAGAAGGCAAAGCCTTAGCATTAAGAGTGGTTGGTTTAGATCATCCTGGTGTATTAGAACAATGGTGGGATATGGCAAAAGCTAGTAATTTGAAACAGTTTGAAGCCGTACTCCAACGCCTACAGTTACCCATGTTTACTGTAATGTATGCCGATCGCGAGGGACACATTATGCACCTATTTAATGGTCAAGTTCCCATTCGCTCTCAAGGCGATTTTGCCTATTGGCAAGGTATTATTCCTGGCGACACTTCAAATACTCTCTGGACTAAAATTCATCCCTATCAAGATTTACCTCGGATCGTCGATCCAACTAGTGGTTGGCTACAAAATGCCAACGATCCTCCGTGGACAACTACTTTTCCCAGTGCTATTGCACCAGAAGATTATCCTCCTTATATTGCACCCCAAGGGATGGATTTTCGAGCGCAACGTTCGGCTCGAATGCTAGCGGAAAATTCTCAGATTTCTCTCCAAGAAATGATTACTGATAAACATTCAACCCGCATGGAAATTGCGGAGCGTCTCCTTGACGATCTCATTCCTGCCTTGCGTCAAGACAATAGTTCATTTGCTCTACAAGTAGCTGATGTCCTCGAACAATGGGATCGTCAAACTGATGCCAACAGTCAAGGAGCAGTCTTATTTGCTGCTTGGTTAGAAGAAATCGACTTTGATACCTTGTTTAGTCAACCCTGGCAAGCAAGTTCCCCTCTCAATACCCCCAATGGTTTAGGGGATCCTCAACAGGCAGTCAAAACACTTTTAGCAGTAGCTGCCCAGATCGAACAAGATTATGGTGCAATAAATGTATCCTGGGGTGAAGTTTTTCGCCTTAACGACGGTAATCTAGATTTACCTGCCAATGGTGGGCCGGGAGACTTTGGTATTTTTCGGGTAGTTAACTTTATACCTATGGAAGACTCCAAACATTTTCAGGCTTTTGATGGAGATTCTTTTGTCGCTGCGATTGAGTTTTCTCAACCAGTCAAAGCAATGGCTCTAACTAGTTATGGTAATGCTACTCAACCAAATTCTATTCCCACCGAAGATCAATTAGAATTATTTGCTCAAAAACAATTGCGTCCCGTTTGGCGATCGCGTCAAGAAGTGGAAGCTCATGCAGTCGAGCGTAAAATTGTGTCAAAGTCAAGAGGTAGCATGCTACGTCTCCACAATTCCTAA
- a CDS encoding MotA/TolQ/ExbB proton channel, translating into MPIDNIWTAGGIVSFPLLGFSLLAVALIVERIVFWLRLKRKQRKVVKEAFSLYRSDPFAAIKKLKQNAQLPIARIFLEALELEEPTSDEFRLALESATQAELPILRRFSTIFQTIITVSPLLGLLGTILGLIQSFASLEIGNVANSNATGVTGGLSEALVSTVMGLVVAIFTLLFANAFRGLYLRELALIQEYGGQLELMYRRLYEGTRTYASTK; encoded by the coding sequence ATGCCTATCGATAATATTTGGACAGCGGGAGGGATAGTTAGTTTTCCCTTGCTAGGATTTTCTCTCTTAGCAGTAGCTTTGATAGTTGAAAGGATCGTCTTTTGGTTAAGGTTAAAAAGAAAACAGCGCAAAGTAGTTAAGGAAGCCTTTTCGTTATATCGTTCCGATCCTTTTGCAGCTATTAAAAAGCTCAAACAAAATGCCCAGTTACCAATTGCCCGTATCTTTTTAGAGGCTTTAGAATTAGAAGAACCTACTTCTGATGAGTTTCGTTTGGCGTTAGAAAGTGCTACTCAAGCAGAGTTACCCATTTTAAGAAGATTTAGTACAATTTTCCAGACAATTATTACTGTTTCTCCTTTATTAGGTCTGTTAGGAACAATTTTAGGCTTAATTCAATCTTTTGCTTCTCTAGAGATTGGTAATGTTGCTAATAGTAACGCTACGGGAGTCACGGGAGGATTAAGTGAGGCATTAGTTTCAACCGTAATGGGATTGGTAGTAGCAATTTTCACTCTCCTGTTTGCGAATGCTTTCCGAGGCTTGTATTTACGAGAGCTAGCTTTAATTCAAGAATATGGTGGTCAATTAGAATTGATGTACCGTCGCTTATACGAAGGAACCAGAACCTATGCGTCTACCAAATGA
- a CDS encoding biopolymer transport protein ExbD/TolR family protein produces the protein MRLPNEPEEQFEINLVSMIDVIFSILAFFIISTLFLSRSQSLPVNLPSAQTSAAEKPEQVNITIEADGDMFLDRQPIEPNALKGALTKKIAPNSESLVVINADEKVEHGVVVKVMDSLRQIPGARMAIATEQE, from the coding sequence ATGCGTCTACCAAATGAACCAGAAGAACAGTTTGAGATTAATCTCGTCTCGATGATCGATGTGATCTTTTCAATTTTGGCTTTCTTTATTATCTCAACTTTATTTTTATCGCGATCGCAAAGTTTACCCGTCAATTTACCTTCAGCACAAACCTCAGCAGCAGAAAAACCAGAACAGGTTAACATCACTATTGAAGCTGATGGAGATATGTTTTTAGATCGTCAGCCAATTGAACCCAACGCACTTAAAGGTGCATTGACTAAAAAGATTGCACCCAATTCCGAGTCATTGGTAGTGATCAATGCCGATGAAAAAGTCGAACACGGCGTAGTAGTCAAAGTAATGGATAGTTTGCGACAAATACCAGGAGCCAGAATGGCGATCGC